A stretch of the Archangium violaceum genome encodes the following:
- a CDS encoding OPT/YSL family transporter — MSERQSGHARMAPMQQQAPNGFTPRSLHAVSPLSSPPAELTPRALLAGGLIGSVLAVTNVYMGLKMGFWESGCVLSSLLAFGGLSALARRGAPLSPLETNLSQTTAVSVGAMPASAGLLGAVPALALLGTQPPGWAVALWGVGLGTLGVLFAFSLRRRLLEDEALPFPTGAATAELISTLHSTGSAYASRARGLWVSGLASVVLTWLRDARGLVPVSSLLPATVRVGGLGADSLLLGVGWYPMLLGIGVLVGPQAGLSILLGSLVAWVGLAPWLVRAGLVQGTDFNLLSSWLLWPGVGLMAGAAATSLVSQVRALPAAVGDLRGLGMHGEGWESTAGRWVARAVLPSILLTLGMAWFAFQLSPLYFLLALVLAFPLCAVCARATGQSDIAPISPVGQLSQGAFGMVAPGQPGLNVAAAAVVSGAASHTSASLWSLQSGRLLGASASRQLLVQLSGLLLGAAVAVPTYLLLVSVHGLGSQALPVPTALQFKAVAELTSRGLDGMPPSSTLATGLAFALGVLLSVGARGKLAPLLPSAAAMGIGFVVPAYYAVTLCLGALVALAVRRLRPSSMQTVQSAGAGLIVGESLVGVLIAALLALGFLQPPG; from the coding sequence ATGAGTGAGAGGCAGTCGGGGCACGCCCGGATGGCCCCCATGCAGCAACAGGCTCCGAACGGGTTCACGCCGCGTTCGCTCCATGCCGTCTCCCCGCTGTCGTCCCCTCCGGCCGAGCTGACGCCGCGCGCGCTGTTGGCGGGCGGCCTCATCGGCTCGGTGTTGGCCGTCACCAACGTCTACATGGGGTTGAAGATGGGCTTCTGGGAGTCCGGCTGCGTGCTGTCCTCGCTGCTGGCCTTCGGTGGCCTGTCTGCGCTCGCCCGGCGTGGCGCTCCGCTGTCCCCGCTCGAGACGAACCTCTCCCAGACGACGGCCGTGTCGGTGGGCGCGATGCCCGCCAGCGCGGGGCTGTTGGGAGCGGTGCCCGCGCTCGCGCTCCTGGGCACGCAGCCTCCCGGCTGGGCGGTGGCGCTGTGGGGCGTGGGGTTGGGGACGCTCGGGGTGCTGTTCGCCTTCTCGCTGCGCCGGCGCCTGCTCGAGGACGAGGCGCTGCCGTTCCCCACCGGGGCGGCCACCGCGGAGCTCATCTCCACGCTGCACTCCACCGGCTCGGCCTATGCCTCGCGCGCGCGCGGCCTGTGGGTGAGCGGTCTCGCCTCCGTGGTGCTCACCTGGCTGAGGGATGCGCGTGGCCTCGTGCCCGTGTCCTCATTGCTGCCCGCGACGGTGCGGGTGGGTGGGCTCGGCGCGGACAGCCTGTTGCTGGGCGTCGGGTGGTACCCGATGCTGCTGGGCATTGGCGTGCTGGTGGGCCCCCAGGCGGGGCTGAGCATCCTGCTGGGCTCTCTGGTGGCGTGGGTGGGGCTGGCGCCGTGGCTGGTCCGCGCGGGGCTCGTCCAGGGAACTGACTTCAACCTCCTCTCCTCGTGGCTCCTCTGGCCGGGAGTGGGGTTGATGGCGGGCGCGGCGGCCACGTCGCTCGTGTCCCAGGTGCGCGCGCTACCGGCCGCGGTGGGTGACCTGCGTGGGCTCGGGATGCACGGCGAGGGCTGGGAGTCCACGGCGGGCCGGTGGGTGGCGAGGGCGGTGCTTCCGTCCATCCTCCTCACGCTGGGCATGGCGTGGTTCGCCTTCCAGCTGAGCCCGCTCTACTTCCTCCTGGCGCTGGTGCTGGCCTTCCCGCTGTGCGCGGTGTGCGCCCGCGCGACGGGCCAGTCGGACATCGCGCCCATCAGCCCCGTGGGGCAGCTCTCCCAGGGGGCCTTCGGCATGGTGGCGCCGGGGCAGCCCGGCCTCAACGTCGCCGCCGCCGCGGTGGTATCGGGTGCCGCGTCCCACACGAGCGCGAGCCTGTGGTCGCTCCAGTCCGGACGCCTGCTGGGGGCCAGTGCCTCCCGCCAGCTCCTCGTCCAGCTCTCCGGGTTGTTGCTCGGCGCCGCCGTGGCCGTCCCCACCTACCTCCTGCTGGTGTCCGTGCACGGGCTGGGCTCACAGGCGTTGCCCGTGCCCACGGCCTTGCAGTTCAAGGCCGTGGCGGAGCTCACCTCGCGCGGGTTGGACGGAATGCCGCCCTCGTCCACGCTGGCCACGGGCCTGGCCTTCGCCCTGGGCGTCCTGCTCTCGGTGGGGGCGCGTGGGAAGCTGGCGCCCCTGCTGCCCTCGGCGGCGGCCATGGGCATCGGCTTCGTCGTGCCGGCCTACTACGCGGTGACGCTGTGCCTGGGCGCGCTGGTGGCCCTGGCCGTGCGCCGCCTCCGGCCTTCCTCCATGCAGACGGTCCAGTCGGCGGGCGCGGGCCTCATCGTCGGCGAGTCCCTCGTGGGCGTGCTCATCGCCGCGCTGCTCGCGCTCGGCTTCCTCCAGCCGCCGGGGTGA
- a CDS encoding serine/threonine-protein kinase PknK: MLAIAGYHQEGVVARGGFGTIYSARREHDGLHVAIKVAHPEVPLARVQLAREAEVLRVIGPPTVPTVHDSGTLPGGAPFLIMQFITLPTLARRLAQLSGPMPLAELTSRSRALLDALEAVHGHGYLHGDLKPENVFLDDATRSAGFFDFGLARPVHTQVPSSAEEPTPPIGDSFVGTVEYMSPEQCSGQADLDVRSDIYSLGILLYEMLTGRPPFFGTPADVIHAHLARRPLRPSELVPVPTALEQVVLRCLAKERERRYDTVATLKLALEEALASTAKPPSPVLSLFPPLEKASPTPPTPVRRSVAVLFFRSGANPITVQKALASFGGQMAFHEGTRFAGAFDPDAGENPVQRARQAAEGLAAQSLAPAALVDVATVTVQRRPGGPARYLGPIFSRKDRYPTDEDASPLLLTTAAAEALPDLLCEPVPDRDGIYRRVSTAMGREDVTILQHGSGVLVGRGNELAELMESAGLALVEGAPTLVTVLGDRGHGKTHLGAALTQQLQVALPHAQVATWRAREPVQGDPEGTLRMLLRGALYGFRSDTEVTGSDHEGRATCFELLGAQLATELWPGVASTLGWLAPGAAGLQNWAAAPGALRSLAMRAAGELLAARARRQPLCLILDDAHYAEETALDALEYAALAESHLPLWVCVLARPGFERLRPSWGTRAARRQEMQLGALAPSSAVELCRTLLRPAENIPVAALERLTERAQRIPLFLVELVRGLKRQGLVRQRASGGSWFLATDELERMPELRLVDWLADREMGALPVELAAHARLCALLGPDFTAAEAEGVVHALEEDGGAADFPLDPRHATRRLLDLGLLVSHRQEGIRFRNELLRATVERSLPEADRVRIHRAAFRYYLSEAGAAERQRLPRLALHAAAAGLRDEAAALYIDLAESARGRHAYIEAESTYTRALELLDAEDRRRRLTVLRGRGLMRYRVGRYEDSLADFAAARELARQLGALSDEVDLLLDEAMAYDWINDYARSEERVYAAQELAFRSKLQSPLLQVRLLLGLGRAQFRNGQWEECCEPLQEAAERARKLGDAGYESRVVAQLLLGVILPNIGRMDEAERIFEEVITACTERGDRLHLGSAINNRRNLWVARNDFQGAMQDQERFMHLGRELGMVGWEYFAEHNMGELLLQAGDAEAAAPHIARAIELERHHPEMAPRPWALLLQARALAYTGRNERARELLTEIRQTLKQSGAEFSPSEEVIFSTVDLATRDASCEEWQALLARSNEYSVEQEPLEVLELQALALLRRGEQVEAVRILEEALRRAGTIPNVMGRRLQRSLERARLSPAA, translated from the coding sequence TTGCTCGCCATTGCCGGCTACCACCAGGAGGGAGTGGTGGCGCGCGGCGGCTTCGGCACGATCTACTCCGCGCGGCGCGAGCACGACGGCCTGCACGTGGCCATCAAGGTGGCCCATCCCGAGGTGCCCCTGGCACGCGTCCAGCTCGCCCGCGAGGCCGAGGTGCTGCGCGTCATCGGCCCGCCCACCGTGCCCACCGTGCACGACTCGGGCACCCTGCCCGGCGGCGCGCCCTTCCTCATCATGCAGTTCATCACCCTGCCCACCCTGGCCCGGCGTCTGGCGCAGCTGTCCGGCCCCATGCCGCTGGCCGAGCTCACCTCACGCTCGAGGGCCCTGCTGGACGCGCTCGAGGCGGTGCACGGCCACGGCTACCTCCATGGCGACCTCAAGCCGGAGAACGTCTTCCTCGATGACGCCACGCGCTCGGCCGGCTTCTTCGACTTCGGCCTCGCGCGGCCCGTGCACACCCAGGTCCCCTCCTCCGCCGAGGAGCCCACCCCCCCCATCGGTGACTCCTTCGTGGGCACCGTCGAGTACATGTCCCCCGAGCAGTGCTCGGGCCAGGCGGACCTGGATGTGCGCTCGGACATCTACTCCCTGGGCATCCTCCTCTACGAGATGCTCACCGGCCGGCCTCCCTTCTTCGGCACCCCGGCCGACGTCATCCACGCGCACCTGGCGCGCCGGCCCCTGCGCCCCTCGGAGCTGGTGCCCGTGCCCACCGCGCTCGAGCAGGTCGTGCTGCGCTGCCTCGCCAAGGAGCGTGAGCGCCGCTACGACACCGTGGCCACCCTGAAGCTCGCGCTCGAGGAGGCGCTGGCCAGCACCGCGAAGCCGCCCTCCCCCGTGCTGTCCCTGTTCCCCCCACTGGAGAAGGCCTCGCCCACGCCGCCCACGCCGGTGCGGCGCTCGGTGGCGGTGCTCTTCTTCCGCTCGGGCGCCAACCCCATCACCGTGCAGAAGGCGCTCGCCAGCTTCGGCGGGCAGATGGCCTTCCACGAGGGTACCCGCTTCGCCGGCGCCTTTGATCCGGACGCGGGGGAGAACCCCGTGCAGCGCGCCCGGCAGGCCGCCGAGGGTCTCGCCGCACAGAGTCTGGCGCCCGCCGCGCTGGTGGACGTGGCCACGGTGACGGTGCAGCGCCGTCCCGGGGGCCCCGCGCGCTACCTCGGCCCCATCTTCTCCCGGAAGGATCGCTACCCCACCGACGAGGACGCCTCTCCCCTGCTGCTCACCACCGCTGCGGCCGAGGCCCTGCCGGATCTGCTCTGCGAGCCGGTGCCGGATCGCGACGGCATCTACCGGCGTGTGTCCACCGCCATGGGGCGCGAGGACGTCACCATCCTCCAGCATGGCAGCGGGGTGCTGGTGGGCCGCGGCAACGAGCTGGCCGAGCTGATGGAGAGCGCGGGCCTGGCGCTGGTGGAGGGCGCGCCCACGCTCGTCACCGTGTTGGGGGACCGGGGCCATGGCAAGACGCACCTGGGCGCCGCCCTCACGCAGCAGCTCCAGGTGGCCCTGCCCCACGCGCAGGTGGCCACGTGGCGCGCCCGCGAGCCGGTGCAAGGCGATCCCGAGGGCACCCTGCGCATGCTGCTGCGCGGCGCGTTGTACGGCTTCCGCAGCGACACCGAGGTGACGGGCTCCGACCACGAGGGCCGAGCCACGTGCTTCGAGCTGCTGGGAGCGCAGCTGGCCACGGAGCTGTGGCCCGGCGTGGCGTCCACCCTGGGGTGGCTGGCCCCCGGGGCCGCCGGGCTGCAGAACTGGGCGGCGGCACCCGGCGCGCTGCGCTCCCTGGCCATGCGCGCCGCCGGTGAGCTGCTGGCCGCGCGCGCCCGCCGCCAGCCCCTGTGCCTCATCCTCGACGACGCGCACTACGCCGAGGAGACGGCGCTGGACGCGCTCGAGTACGCCGCGCTCGCCGAGTCCCACCTGCCCCTCTGGGTGTGCGTGCTGGCGCGCCCGGGCTTCGAGCGCCTGCGCCCCTCCTGGGGTACGCGCGCCGCCCGCCGTCAGGAGATGCAGCTCGGCGCCCTCGCTCCGTCCAGCGCGGTGGAGCTGTGCCGCACCCTGCTGCGCCCCGCGGAGAACATCCCCGTCGCCGCCCTCGAGCGCCTCACCGAGCGCGCCCAGCGCATCCCCCTCTTCCTGGTGGAGTTGGTGCGCGGCCTCAAGCGTCAGGGCCTGGTGCGCCAGCGCGCCAGCGGCGGGAGCTGGTTCCTGGCCACGGACGAGCTGGAGCGCATGCCCGAGCTGCGGCTGGTGGATTGGCTGGCGGACCGGGAGATGGGCGCCCTGCCGGTGGAGCTGGCCGCGCACGCGCGGCTGTGCGCGTTGCTCGGCCCGGACTTCACCGCCGCCGAGGCCGAGGGCGTGGTGCACGCGCTGGAGGAGGATGGAGGCGCGGCGGACTTCCCGTTGGATCCACGCCACGCCACGCGCCGGCTGTTGGACCTGGGCCTGTTGGTGAGCCACCGCCAGGAGGGCATCCGCTTCCGCAACGAGCTGCTGCGCGCCACGGTGGAGCGCTCGCTGCCCGAGGCGGACCGGGTGCGCATCCACCGCGCCGCCTTCCGGTACTACCTGAGCGAGGCGGGCGCCGCCGAGCGCCAGCGCCTCCCCCGTCTGGCCCTGCACGCCGCCGCCGCGGGCCTGCGCGACGAGGCCGCCGCCCTCTACATCGACCTGGCCGAGTCCGCGCGCGGCCGGCACGCGTACATCGAGGCCGAGTCCACCTATACGCGCGCGCTCGAGCTGCTGGACGCGGAGGACCGCAGGCGCCGGCTCACCGTGCTCCGGGGGCGGGGCCTCATGCGCTACCGCGTGGGGCGCTACGAGGACTCACTGGCGGACTTCGCCGCGGCGCGCGAGCTGGCCCGGCAGCTGGGAGCCCTCTCCGACGAGGTGGACCTGCTGCTGGACGAGGCCATGGCCTACGATTGGATCAACGACTACGCGCGCTCCGAGGAGCGGGTGTACGCGGCCCAGGAGCTGGCCTTCCGCTCGAAGCTGCAATCACCGCTGCTCCAGGTGCGGCTGCTGCTGGGCCTGGGGCGCGCGCAGTTCCGCAACGGCCAGTGGGAGGAGTGCTGCGAGCCCCTGCAGGAGGCGGCCGAGCGCGCCCGGAAGCTGGGGGACGCGGGCTATGAGTCGCGGGTGGTGGCCCAGCTGCTGCTCGGGGTCATCCTGCCCAACATCGGCCGCATGGACGAGGCGGAGCGCATCTTCGAGGAGGTCATCACCGCGTGCACCGAGCGCGGGGATCGGCTGCACCTGGGCAGCGCCATCAACAACCGGCGCAACCTGTGGGTGGCACGCAACGACTTCCAGGGCGCGATGCAGGACCAGGAGCGCTTCATGCACCTGGGGCGCGAGCTGGGCATGGTGGGTTGGGAGTACTTCGCCGAGCACAACATGGGCGAGCTGCTGCTCCAGGCGGGGGACGCGGAGGCGGCGGCGCCCCACATCGCCCGCGCCATCGAGCTGGAGCGGCACCATCCGGAGATGGCCCCGAGGCCCTGGGCGTTGCTGCTGCAGGCGCGGGCACTGGCCTACACCGGACGCAACGAGCGGGCGCGCGAGCTGCTGACGGAGATCCGCCAGACGCTGAAGCAGAGCGGCGCGGAGTTCAGCCCCTCGGAGGAGGTCATCTTCTCCACCGTGGACCTGGCCACACGGGACGCCAGCTGCGAGGAATGGCAGGCACTCCTGGCGCGCTCCAACGAGTACTCGGTGGAGCAGGAGCCACTGGAGGTGCTGGAGTTGCAGGCCCTGGCGCTGCTGCGGCGAGGCGAGCAGGTGGAGGCGGTGCGCATCCTGGAGGAGGCACTGCGCCGCGCCGGGACGATCCCCAACGTCATGGGGCGCCGTCTTCAGCGCAGCCTGGAGCGCGCGCGCCTCAGCCCCGCCGCGTGA
- a CDS encoding ABC transporter substrate-binding protein, whose translation MTWALGAGASVALGGCRESSTPREPRSSTVTLTFWNGFTGGDGEYIKKLVGDFNRSTPGIQVKMNIYVWADFFQKVPGAVISGQAPDVCVMHIDDIPTNAARGILVPIDDLAQTLGLKESDYISREVWRGGLYKGRRYGIPFDMHPLGMFYNKAVLRRAGLDPEKPPRTRDEYMAALEQLERNGIQGHWMSPFPFTGTLQFESLLWQFGGELFDPDVTRATFDSDAGVKALTWMVDLVKKGYSPPNVGQDADVIALQNGENAFNWNGIWQINAFDEVPRLEWGVAPIPRIGIQDAVWGNSHQFVLLRQRSPNKEKLEATRVFIQWMSQRSVEWLASGKIPVLRSVAESPEFNAMEAQVQFARQAPYIRFPPAVAGIADALAMVDKAVNQAVLGKASPADALKSAAAQATQVVRDNHEKYGD comes from the coding sequence ATGACGTGGGCGCTCGGAGCGGGGGCCTCCGTCGCCCTCGGCGGGTGCCGGGAGTCGAGCACGCCCAGGGAGCCGAGGAGCTCGACCGTCACGCTGACGTTCTGGAACGGCTTCACCGGAGGTGACGGCGAGTACATCAAGAAGCTCGTCGGGGACTTCAACAGGTCGACACCGGGCATCCAGGTGAAGATGAACATCTACGTCTGGGCCGACTTCTTCCAGAAGGTCCCGGGCGCGGTCATCAGCGGACAGGCTCCCGATGTCTGCGTCATGCACATCGACGACATCCCGACCAACGCCGCGCGCGGCATCCTGGTTCCGATCGATGACCTGGCCCAGACGCTCGGGCTGAAGGAATCCGATTACATCTCGCGGGAGGTGTGGCGGGGCGGCCTCTACAAGGGCAGACGCTACGGCATCCCGTTCGACATGCATCCGCTCGGGATGTTCTACAACAAGGCGGTCCTGCGGCGGGCCGGGCTCGACCCGGAGAAGCCGCCACGGACGCGCGACGAGTACATGGCGGCGCTCGAGCAACTCGAGAGGAACGGTATCCAGGGCCACTGGATGTCGCCCTTTCCCTTCACCGGGACACTCCAGTTCGAGTCCCTGCTGTGGCAGTTCGGCGGAGAGTTGTTCGACCCGGACGTCACCCGGGCGACCTTCGACTCCGACGCTGGCGTGAAGGCGCTGACGTGGATGGTGGACCTGGTGAAGAAGGGCTACAGCCCGCCGAACGTTGGCCAGGACGCGGACGTCATCGCGCTGCAGAACGGAGAGAACGCCTTCAACTGGAACGGCATCTGGCAGATCAACGCGTTCGACGAGGTGCCGCGGCTCGAGTGGGGAGTGGCGCCGATTCCGAGGATCGGCATACAGGACGCGGTCTGGGGCAACTCCCACCAGTTCGTGCTGCTGAGGCAGCGCTCGCCGAACAAGGAGAAGCTGGAGGCCACGCGCGTCTTCATCCAGTGGATGAGTCAGCGCTCCGTGGAGTGGCTCGCGAGCGGCAAGATTCCGGTGCTCAGGAGCGTGGCGGAGAGCCCGGAGTTCAACGCGATGGAGGCGCAGGTCCAGTTCGCCCGGCAGGCGCCGTACATCCGCTTCCCGCCAGCGGTCGCGGGCATCGCCGACGCGCTGGCGATGGTGGACAAGGCCGTGAACCAGGCGGTGCTCGGCAAGGCGTCGCCCGCCGACGCGCTGAAGTCGGCCGCGGCGCAGGCCACCCAGGTGGTGCGGGACAACCATGAGAAATACGGCGACTGA
- a CDS encoding carbohydrate ABC transporter permease has translation MRTQGPQLQSLSPEPRPIRRAGRATPYLFLAPYLVLFGVFVVLPALYGLWISLHDWDFLLPRKPWVGLRNYQNLFSPESRDFSDFWQSMRATGLFTLFSVPFLVTVPLLVALLLNREFPGRTFFRAVYFAPYVLGVAVVGVLWRFLLDPHIGLINQSLSATIPWTTDVPWAWISLVGMTVWWTLGFNAIIYLAGLQDIPRELYDAAKVDGATRWQRFLHVTVPGLKPVLLLVLTMTLLGSANMFGQSYLVTRGAPANETRTAIMFIADTGLRTFRMGSAAAMSYVLALTLLVISAFNFRLLRQEDT, from the coding sequence ATGCGAACGCAAGGCCCCCAACTGCAGAGCTTGAGTCCCGAGCCCCGGCCGATCCGTCGTGCGGGCCGCGCGACGCCGTACCTCTTCCTCGCCCCGTACCTGGTGCTGTTCGGGGTCTTCGTGGTGCTGCCGGCCCTCTACGGGTTGTGGATCAGCCTGCACGACTGGGACTTCCTGCTGCCTCGCAAGCCCTGGGTCGGATTGCGCAACTACCAGAACCTCTTCTCGCCGGAGTCGCGTGACTTCAGTGACTTCTGGCAGAGCATGAGGGCCACCGGACTGTTCACGCTGTTCAGCGTGCCGTTCCTCGTCACGGTGCCCCTGCTCGTCGCGCTGCTGCTCAACCGCGAGTTCCCCGGCCGCACGTTCTTCCGCGCCGTCTACTTCGCGCCCTACGTGCTCGGCGTGGCCGTGGTCGGCGTGCTCTGGCGGTTCCTGCTGGATCCCCACATCGGCCTGATCAACCAGAGCCTGTCCGCGACCATCCCGTGGACCACCGACGTGCCGTGGGCGTGGATCTCCCTGGTGGGCATGACGGTGTGGTGGACGCTGGGGTTCAACGCGATCATCTACCTCGCCGGGCTGCAGGACATCCCACGCGAGCTGTACGACGCCGCGAAGGTCGACGGGGCCACCCGCTGGCAGCGGTTCCTCCACGTCACGGTGCCGGGCTTGAAGCCGGTGCTGCTGCTCGTGCTCACGATGACGCTCCTCGGCTCGGCCAACATGTTCGGCCAGTCGTACCTCGTCACCCGTGGCGCCCCGGCCAACGAGACGCGCACCGCGATCATGTTCATCGCCGACACGGGCCTGCGCACCTTCCGCATGGGCAGCGCCGCGGCCATGAGCTACGTCCTCGCCCTCACGCTGCTGGTGATCAGCGCCTTCAACTTCCGCCTCCTCCGGCAGGAGGACACGTGA
- a CDS encoding carbohydrate ABC transporter permease has product MRATTRPLARLPFYVLLLLLTWVFVAPLLWMLSTSLKTNADATRLPPSWIPRPFTTEAYVPLLSLGSETPVLRWFLNSILTATANALLVVGTSILAAYALARLEFPGRRVLFGLIVGTLFIPTFVFLIPNFLIVNSLGWLDSLWALIVPGAGSAFGVFFMRQFFTSLPRELEEAALIEGANQWQIFYRVILPLSRPGIATLTVLSFLINYNDFIWPVYVLFSPGSFTLPPGLSILQGAYTTNYPVIMAGGVLASIPAIILFVLAQRHVIEGVSRSGLKG; this is encoded by the coding sequence ATGCGCGCCACCACCCGCCCGCTCGCGCGGCTCCCGTTCTACGTCCTGCTCCTGCTGCTGACGTGGGTCTTCGTGGCGCCGCTGCTCTGGATGCTGAGCACGTCGCTGAAGACGAACGCCGACGCGACCCGGCTGCCGCCGTCGTGGATTCCGAGGCCCTTCACGACCGAGGCCTACGTCCCCCTGCTCTCGCTGGGCTCCGAGACGCCGGTGCTGCGCTGGTTCCTCAACAGCATCCTCACGGCCACGGCCAACGCGCTGCTGGTGGTGGGCACGTCCATCCTGGCCGCGTACGCCCTGGCCCGGCTGGAGTTCCCCGGCAGGCGGGTGCTGTTCGGGTTGATCGTCGGGACGCTGTTCATCCCGACCTTCGTGTTCCTGATTCCCAACTTCTTGATCGTCAACAGCCTCGGTTGGCTCGACTCGCTATGGGCGCTGATCGTGCCTGGCGCGGGGAGCGCCTTCGGCGTCTTCTTCATGCGCCAGTTCTTCACGTCACTGCCCCGGGAGCTGGAAGAGGCGGCGCTGATCGAGGGCGCCAATCAGTGGCAGATCTTCTACCGGGTCATCCTGCCGCTCTCCCGTCCCGGCATCGCGACGCTGACGGTGCTGTCGTTCCTCATCAACTACAACGACTTCATCTGGCCGGTGTACGTGCTGTTCAGCCCGGGGAGCTTCACGCTTCCGCCCGGGTTGTCCATCCTCCAGGGCGCCTACACGACGAACTATCCGGTGATCATGGCGGGTGGTGTCCTCGCCAGCATCCCGGCGATCATCCTGTTCGTGCTCGCCCAGCGGCACGTCATCGAGGGCGTCTCCCGAAGTGGCCTGAAGGGCTGA